The following proteins come from a genomic window of Corallococcus sp. NCRR:
- a CDS encoding polyketide synthase, with protein MDAALMQTVVARFTAQASRTPDAEAVRFEGAGLTYAALDRRSNQLAHHLRGLGVTTEVLVGVCLERSVEMVVAVLAVLKAGGAYLPLDPAYPAPRLAFMLEDAKAPVLLTQAKLRAGLPAFAGPVLCLDESPALFAPEAPASPVDASSLEGLAYAIYTSGSTGTPKGVAMGHRPLANLIAWQLEQSIAGPGTRTLQFSPLSFDVSFQELFGTWCSGGTLVLVRDALRLDAVLLLQLLADERVERLFLPFIALQNLAEIATSHQKVPPALREVVTAGEQLQVTHHLRAFFSALPGCALHNHYGPSETHVVSSYVLRGSPDTWPALPPIGKAVDGCELLVLDEQKKPVPQGESGELFLAGLCLAKGYLHREALTAERFVPHPLKPGTGERAYKTGDLARVLPDGDVEFLGRIDGQVKVRGYRIELGEIEVALGSHPAVKQVAVVAREDVPGDKRLVAYVVPDGTLEHAAGALRRHLSTRVPDYMVPSAFVVMDALPRTPSGKIDRRGLPAPLPTRPELQQVFVAPRSPLERTLADAWAQLLRIDRVGVHDSFFELGGNSLLALQCVARLRQAHGLEIPIVQLFQSPTVAQLAAVLTGDASRPSLRQQVESRQAKQRQAGGGAEPVAIIGMAGRFPGAPDLETFWKNLVGGVESVATFTREEVDPSVPAAERDAPEYVRARGVLDGVELFDAAFFGIMPKEAQVMDPQQRLFLETAWEALESAGCVPEAYPGLIGVFAGTHNNSYGPLHVQPRQDIVGRVGAFQAMVANEKDYVATRVAHKLDLRGPALSLNTACSTSLVAVAQAFWALQTHQCDVALAGGASVTVPQKSGHLYQEGGMLSQDGHCRPFDARATGTLFSDGLGAVVLKRLSDAQADGDVIHAVLRGVGLNNDGAAKVSFAAPGVEGQATAIATAHANAGIDPRTIRYVEAHGTATPLGDPIEVEALSQAFRAHTSDTGFCAIGSVKSNFGHLTAAAGVAGLLKTVLSLKHRELPPTLHFQTPNPKIDFPRSPFFVQAKRSAWPEGTGPLRAGVSSFGVGGTNAHVVVEEAPERPASGPSKPRQLLMLSAKTPAAVTQAALRLAAHLQAHPEDSLADVAHTLATGRKAFPFRRAVVAGTHEEAVRALTAAEPEASGLESTPPVAFLFPGQGSQHPDMAHGLYRHAPAFRATVDACAEVLKPLLGRDLREVLFPKDPESPEAAEALRQTSFAQAALFTVEYALAQLWWSWGVRPGALVGHSVGEFVAACLAGVFTLEDALHLVAKRGQLMQAQAPGSMLSVRLSAEAVAPRLTDGLAIASDNGPRLCVVSGPTEAVQRLQAALEAEGTACRMLQTSHAFHSPMMDAAVAPFLETLKGVRLSEPRIPIVSTATGTWLKASEATSPEYWARHLRDTVRFSPALRTLWDQGDALLLEVGPRVTLATLARQQATADQRSRVFASLGESTGDAADWTALLTAAGQLWRRGVALDWRAFHADEQRQRVTLPTYPFQRQRHWIDLERASVPAPTSSTGVTVSPAPVPRAERLVPTLRNLFEELSGLELADADPGASFLELGLDSLVLTQAALAVQKQFGVKVTFRQLLEEVPSLGQLAAFLDGRMPAEAAPAPVAAAQLTANVLGQPQVAPSAGAAFPAQAVGVAGGVPAQVASAGAAFQAQAMAAPAGSLQAVVAQQLWLMTQQLALLSGQPAQAVAPQAFAPAPAAQPQPVQAQAEQVPPAQPQAAAPAPAAAPDEADLKGPVKYDVKKAFGAIARISLAPKDALTPRQQTFLEDFTRRYNTKTQGSKRYAQENRGQLSDPRVVTGFRPLLKELIYPLTVNRSKGSKLWDVDGNEYLDALNGFGSVMFGHAPDFITQAVHQQVNDGYELGPMHPLAGEVAKLVCEFTGADRAALCNTGSEAVMGAMRIARTVTGRSTIAIFSGSYHGIFDEVLVRGTKSLRTVPAAPGIMAGAVQDVLVLDYGTPESLEILRARADSLAAIMVEPVQSRRPDFQPREFLHQLRDLTQKSGSVYIFDEVITGFRMHPGGAQALFGVQADVATYGKVVGGGMPIGVIAGKRPFMDALDGGHWQFGDDSVPTVGVTYFAGTFVRHPLALVAAKAALEHMKAAGPELQKSVSAKADTLASTLNAFFDEVGAPLRIKHFGSLWKTFVTSDVANADLLFCLLRDKGIHIWDGFPCFFTTAHSDADVQRLITAFQDSVTELQDAGFLPGTARPQPQAPSAFDSNQPPVPGARLGRDPQGNPAWFVPHPTVPGKFVKLSETR; from the coding sequence GTGGACGCAGCGCTCATGCAGACAGTGGTGGCGCGTTTCACCGCGCAGGCGTCCCGGACGCCCGACGCCGAAGCGGTCCGGTTCGAGGGAGCGGGGCTGACGTACGCGGCGCTGGACCGCCGCTCCAACCAGCTCGCCCACCATCTGCGCGGCCTGGGCGTCACCACGGAGGTGCTCGTGGGCGTGTGCCTGGAGCGTTCGGTGGAGATGGTGGTGGCGGTGCTGGCCGTGCTCAAGGCTGGCGGCGCATATCTGCCATTGGACCCGGCCTATCCCGCGCCACGTCTGGCTTTCATGTTGGAGGACGCGAAGGCGCCGGTGCTGCTCACCCAGGCGAAGCTCCGCGCTGGCCTGCCTGCCTTCGCGGGCCCGGTGCTGTGCCTGGATGAGTCCCCTGCCCTCTTCGCTCCGGAGGCTCCCGCCTCGCCGGTGGACGCCTCCAGCCTGGAGGGGCTGGCCTACGCCATCTACACGTCCGGCTCCACGGGCACGCCCAAGGGCGTGGCCATGGGACACCGGCCGCTCGCCAACCTCATCGCGTGGCAGCTGGAGCAGTCCATCGCGGGGCCGGGCACGCGCACGCTGCAGTTCTCCCCGCTGTCCTTCGACGTGTCGTTCCAGGAGCTGTTCGGCACCTGGTGCTCCGGCGGAACGCTGGTGCTGGTGCGGGACGCGCTGCGGCTGGACGCCGTGCTGCTGTTGCAGTTGCTGGCGGACGAGCGCGTGGAGCGGCTGTTCCTGCCCTTCATCGCGCTGCAGAACCTGGCGGAGATCGCCACCTCGCACCAGAAGGTGCCGCCCGCCCTGCGCGAGGTCGTCACCGCGGGCGAGCAGCTCCAGGTGACGCACCACCTGCGCGCGTTCTTCTCCGCGCTGCCGGGCTGCGCGCTGCATAACCACTACGGCCCGTCGGAGACGCACGTCGTCTCCAGCTACGTGCTCCGGGGCTCGCCCGACACGTGGCCCGCGCTGCCGCCCATCGGCAAGGCGGTGGACGGCTGCGAGCTGCTGGTGCTGGACGAGCAGAAGAAGCCCGTGCCGCAGGGCGAGTCCGGCGAGCTGTTCCTCGCGGGCCTGTGCCTGGCGAAGGGCTACCTGCACCGCGAGGCGCTGACGGCGGAGCGCTTCGTGCCGCACCCGCTCAAGCCCGGCACCGGCGAGCGCGCGTACAAGACGGGCGACCTGGCGCGCGTGCTGCCCGACGGCGACGTGGAGTTCCTGGGCCGCATCGACGGCCAGGTGAAGGTGCGCGGCTACCGCATCGAGCTGGGCGAGATTGAGGTCGCGCTGGGCAGCCACCCGGCGGTGAAGCAGGTGGCGGTGGTGGCGCGCGAGGACGTGCCCGGCGACAAGCGGCTGGTCGCCTACGTCGTCCCGGACGGCACGCTGGAGCACGCGGCCGGAGCGCTGCGGCGCCACCTGTCCACGCGGGTGCCGGACTACATGGTGCCCTCCGCGTTCGTGGTGATGGACGCGCTGCCGCGCACGCCCAGCGGCAAGATTGATCGCCGCGGCCTGCCCGCTCCGCTGCCCACGCGGCCGGAGTTGCAGCAGGTGTTCGTCGCGCCTCGCTCGCCGCTGGAGCGCACGCTCGCGGACGCGTGGGCGCAGCTGCTGCGCATCGACCGGGTGGGCGTGCACGACAGCTTCTTCGAGCTGGGTGGCAACTCGCTGCTCGCGCTCCAGTGCGTGGCGCGGCTGCGGCAGGCGCACGGGCTGGAGATCCCCATCGTCCAGCTGTTCCAGTCCCCCACGGTGGCGCAGCTGGCGGCGGTGCTGACGGGGGACGCGTCGCGGCCGTCGCTGCGACAGCAGGTGGAGTCGCGGCAGGCGAAGCAGCGGCAGGCGGGGGGCGGCGCGGAGCCGGTGGCCATCATCGGCATGGCGGGCCGCTTCCCGGGCGCGCCCGACCTCGAGACGTTCTGGAAGAACCTGGTGGGCGGCGTGGAGTCCGTCGCCACCTTCACGCGCGAGGAGGTGGACCCGTCCGTGCCCGCCGCCGAGCGCGACGCCCCCGAGTACGTGCGGGCGCGCGGCGTCCTGGACGGCGTGGAGCTGTTCGACGCGGCCTTCTTCGGCATCATGCCGAAGGAAGCGCAGGTGATGGATCCGCAGCAGCGCCTGTTCCTGGAGACGGCGTGGGAGGCGCTGGAGTCCGCCGGCTGCGTGCCGGAAGCCTACCCCGGCCTCATCGGCGTCTTCGCGGGCACGCACAACAACAGCTACGGGCCACTGCACGTGCAGCCCCGGCAGGACATCGTGGGCCGGGTGGGCGCCTTCCAGGCGATGGTGGCCAACGAGAAGGACTACGTGGCGACCCGCGTCGCGCACAAGCTGGACCTGCGCGGCCCCGCGCTGTCGCTCAACACCGCGTGCTCCACGTCGCTGGTCGCGGTGGCGCAAGCTTTCTGGGCGCTCCAGACGCATCAGTGCGACGTGGCGCTCGCGGGCGGCGCGTCCGTGACGGTGCCGCAGAAGTCCGGCCACCTGTACCAGGAGGGCGGCATGCTCTCCCAGGACGGGCACTGCCGCCCCTTCGACGCGCGGGCCACCGGCACCCTGTTCAGCGACGGCCTGGGCGCGGTGGTGCTCAAGCGCCTGTCGGACGCGCAGGCGGACGGCGACGTCATCCACGCGGTGCTACGCGGCGTGGGCCTCAACAACGACGGCGCGGCCAAGGTGAGCTTCGCGGCGCCGGGCGTGGAGGGACAGGCCACCGCCATCGCGACGGCGCACGCGAACGCGGGCATCGACCCTCGCACCATCCGCTACGTGGAGGCGCACGGGACGGCGACGCCGCTGGGAGACCCCATCGAAGTCGAGGCGCTGTCGCAGGCCTTCCGCGCGCACACGTCCGACACGGGCTTCTGCGCCATCGGGTCGGTGAAGAGCAACTTCGGCCACCTCACCGCCGCGGCGGGCGTGGCGGGCCTGTTGAAGACGGTGCTCTCGCTGAAGCACCGCGAGCTGCCGCCGACGCTGCACTTCCAGACGCCCAACCCGAAGATCGACTTCCCGCGCAGCCCCTTCTTCGTGCAGGCGAAGCGCTCCGCGTGGCCGGAGGGCACGGGCCCCCTGCGCGCGGGGGTGAGCTCGTTCGGCGTGGGCGGCACCAACGCGCACGTCGTGGTGGAGGAGGCCCCGGAGCGTCCGGCCTCCGGCCCGTCGAAGCCGCGACAGCTCCTCATGCTGTCGGCGAAGACGCCCGCGGCCGTGACGCAGGCGGCGCTGCGGCTGGCCGCGCACCTCCAGGCGCACCCGGAGGATTCGCTCGCGGACGTGGCGCACACGCTGGCCACGGGCCGCAAGGCGTTCCCGTTCCGCCGCGCCGTGGTGGCGGGCACGCATGAAGAAGCGGTGCGGGCGCTGACGGCCGCCGAGCCGGAGGCCTCCGGGCTGGAGTCCACGCCGCCGGTCGCGTTCCTCTTCCCGGGACAGGGCTCGCAGCACCCGGACATGGCGCACGGGCTGTACCGCCACGCGCCGGCCTTCCGCGCCACGGTGGATGCGTGCGCGGAGGTGCTCAAGCCGCTGCTTGGGCGCGACCTGCGCGAGGTGCTCTTCCCCAAGGACCCGGAGTCTCCCGAGGCCGCGGAGGCGCTGCGCCAGACGTCGTTCGCGCAGGCGGCGCTGTTCACGGTGGAGTACGCGCTCGCGCAGCTCTGGTGGAGCTGGGGCGTGCGGCCGGGCGCGCTCGTGGGCCACAGCGTGGGCGAGTTCGTCGCCGCGTGCCTCGCGGGCGTCTTCACGCTGGAGGACGCGCTGCACCTGGTGGCGAAGCGCGGCCAGCTGATGCAGGCGCAGGCGCCGGGCAGCATGCTGTCGGTGCGCCTGTCCGCGGAGGCCGTCGCGCCCCGGCTGACGGACGGGCTGGCCATCGCTTCGGACAACGGACCGCGCCTGTGCGTGGTGTCCGGGCCCACGGAGGCCGTGCAGCGGCTGCAGGCCGCGCTGGAGGCGGAGGGCACCGCGTGCCGGATGCTCCAGACGTCGCACGCGTTCCACTCGCCGATGATGGACGCCGCGGTGGCGCCCTTCCTGGAGACGCTGAAGGGCGTGCGCCTGTCCGAGCCGCGCATCCCCATCGTCTCCACCGCGACGGGCACGTGGTTGAAGGCCTCCGAGGCGACGTCCCCCGAGTACTGGGCGCGGCACCTGCGCGACACGGTCCGCTTCTCCCCCGCGCTGCGCACGCTCTGGGACCAGGGCGATGCCCTGCTGTTGGAGGTGGGCCCGCGCGTGACGCTCGCCACGCTGGCGCGGCAGCAGGCCACGGCCGACCAGCGCTCGCGGGTGTTCGCGTCCCTGGGCGAGTCCACCGGGGATGCCGCGGACTGGACGGCCCTCTTGACCGCCGCGGGCCAGCTCTGGCGCCGGGGCGTGGCCCTGGACTGGCGGGCCTTCCACGCCGACGAGCAGCGCCAGCGCGTCACCCTCCCCACGTATCCCTTCCAGCGGCAGCGCCACTGGATCGACCTCGAGCGGGCGTCCGTGCCCGCCCCCACTTCCTCCACCGGAGTCACTGTGAGTCCCGCCCCCGTTCCCCGTGCCGAGCGTCTCGTCCCCACCCTGCGCAACCTCTTCGAGGAGCTGAGCGGCCTGGAGCTGGCCGACGCGGATCCGGGCGCGAGCTTCCTGGAGCTGGGGCTCGACTCGCTGGTGCTCACGCAGGCGGCGCTCGCGGTGCAGAAGCAGTTCGGCGTGAAGGTGACGTTCCGGCAGCTGTTGGAAGAGGTCCCGTCGCTGGGACAGCTCGCCGCGTTCCTCGACGGCCGCATGCCGGCGGAGGCCGCGCCCGCCCCGGTCGCCGCCGCGCAGCTCACCGCGAACGTCCTCGGGCAGCCGCAGGTCGCCCCGTCCGCGGGCGCCGCGTTCCCGGCTCAGGCTGTTGGCGTTGCGGGTGGCGTCCCCGCGCAGGTTGCCTCCGCCGGTGCCGCGTTCCAGGCCCAGGCGATGGCCGCGCCCGCCGGGAGCCTCCAGGCGGTCGTCGCGCAGCAACTGTGGCTGATGACGCAGCAGCTCGCGCTTCTGTCCGGTCAGCCCGCGCAGGCCGTGGCCCCGCAGGCGTTCGCTCCGGCTCCCGCCGCGCAGCCGCAGCCCGTGCAGGCCCAGGCCGAGCAGGTTCCCCCCGCGCAGCCGCAGGCCGCCGCGCCCGCTCCGGCCGCCGCGCCGGATGAGGCCGACCTCAAGGGCCCGGTGAAGTACGACGTGAAGAAGGCCTTCGGCGCCATCGCGCGCATCAGCCTGGCGCCGAAGGACGCGCTCACGCCCCGCCAGCAGACCTTCCTGGAGGACTTCACCCGCCGCTACAACACGAAGACGCAGGGCTCCAAGCGCTACGCCCAGGAGAACCGCGGCCAGCTGTCGGATCCGCGCGTCGTCACGGGCTTCCGCCCGCTGCTCAAGGAGCTCATCTACCCGCTGACCGTGAACCGCTCCAAGGGCTCCAAGCTCTGGGACGTGGACGGCAACGAGTACCTGGACGCGCTCAACGGCTTCGGCTCCGTGATGTTCGGCCACGCGCCGGACTTCATCACCCAGGCCGTGCACCAGCAGGTGAACGACGGCTACGAACTGGGGCCCATGCACCCGCTGGCCGGAGAGGTCGCGAAGCTCGTCTGTGAGTTCACCGGCGCGGACCGCGCGGCGCTCTGCAACACCGGCTCCGAGGCGGTGATGGGCGCGATGCGCATCGCCCGCACCGTCACCGGCCGCAGCACCATCGCCATCTTCAGCGGCAGCTACCACGGCATCTTCGACGAGGTGCTGGTGCGCGGCACCAAGAGCCTGCGCACCGTGCCGGCCGCCCCGGGCATCATGGCGGGCGCGGTGCAGGACGTGCTGGTGCTGGACTACGGCACGCCGGAGTCGCTCGAAATCCTGCGCGCCCGCGCGGACTCGCTGGCCGCCATCATGGTGGAGCCCGTGCAGAGCCGCCGCCCGGACTTCCAGCCGCGCGAGTTCCTGCACCAGCTGCGCGACCTCACCCAGAAGTCCGGCTCCGTCTACATCTTCGACGAGGTCATCACCGGCTTCCGCATGCACCCGGGCGGCGCCCAGGCCCTCTTCGGCGTGCAGGCGGACGTGGCCACCTACGGCAAGGTCGTGGGCGGCGGCATGCCCATTGGCGTCATCGCGGGCAAGCGCCCGTTCATGGACGCGCTGGACGGCGGCCACTGGCAGTTCGGCGACGACTCCGTGCCCACGGTGGGCGTGACGTACTTCGCGGGCACCTTCGTGCGCCACCCGCTGGCGCTCGTCGCCGCGAAGGCCGCGCTGGAGCACATGAAGGCCGCGGGCCCGGAGCTCCAGAAGAGCGTGAGCGCCAAGGCGGACACGCTCGCCAGCACGCTCAACGCGTTCTTCGACGAGGTGGGCGCCCCGCTGCGCATCAAGCACTTCGGGTCGCTGTGGAAGACGTTCGTCACGTCGGACGTGGCCAACGCGGACCTGTTGTTCTGCCTGCTGCGCGACAAGGGCATCCACATCTGGGATGGCTTCCCGTGCTTCTTCACCACGGCGCACTCGGACGCGGACGTGCAGCGCCTCATCACCGCGTTCCAGGACAGCGTCACGGAGCTGCAGGACGCGGGCTTCCTGCCCGGCACGGCCCGTCCCCAGCCGCAGGCCCCCTCCGCCTTTGATTCCAACCAGCCGCCCGTCCCCGGCGCCCGCCTGGGGCGTGATCCGCAGGGCAACCCCGCCTGGTTCGTCCCGCACCCCACGGTGCCCGGCAAGTTCGTCAAGCTGAGCGAGACCCGATGA
- a CDS encoding alpha/beta hydrolase yields the protein MKRPLVAGLLLGGVALLAMAAWVAVRSARYISQEVHPPRQPVGSPPKDAELAGLRDVAFQDRDGLKLKGWYLPPRDGALVVLVHGLSGNRTQLLPEARFLAKAGYGLVLFDLGAHGESGGTVSTYGDREAAQVRAAVDFAALQPEVDAKRIGALGFSLGGYSVLKAAAEDPRLKAVVVEAAAVAPAQALQDELGHWGPLGLWPALGVMKRAGVDVNAVQPARHMAALAGRPVLLVAGESDPWVPDAALENLLRQGQGPWEKWRVPGVGHESYVQASPEEYPRRVLAFFSRFL from the coding sequence GTGAAGCGTCCGCTCGTCGCCGGGCTCCTGCTGGGAGGCGTGGCCCTGTTGGCGATGGCGGCCTGGGTCGCGGTGCGCAGCGCACGCTACATCTCCCAGGAGGTGCACCCGCCCCGGCAACCCGTGGGCAGTCCTCCCAAGGACGCGGAGCTCGCGGGCCTGCGCGACGTGGCGTTCCAGGACCGTGACGGCCTGAAGCTCAAGGGCTGGTACCTGCCGCCACGCGACGGGGCGCTCGTCGTCCTGGTCCATGGGCTGTCGGGCAACCGCACGCAGCTTCTGCCCGAGGCGCGGTTCCTGGCGAAGGCCGGGTACGGGCTGGTGCTCTTCGACCTGGGCGCGCACGGCGAGAGCGGCGGCACGGTGTCCACCTACGGCGACCGCGAGGCGGCCCAGGTGCGGGCGGCGGTGGACTTCGCCGCGCTCCAGCCAGAGGTGGATGCGAAGCGCATCGGCGCGCTCGGGTTCTCCCTGGGGGGCTACTCCGTGCTGAAGGCCGCGGCGGAGGATCCGCGCCTCAAGGCCGTCGTGGTCGAAGCCGCGGCGGTCGCCCCCGCGCAGGCGCTCCAGGATGAGCTGGGGCATTGGGGGCCCCTGGGCCTGTGGCCGGCGCTGGGGGTGATGAAGCGCGCGGGCGTGGACGTGAACGCCGTGCAGCCCGCGCGGCACATGGCCGCGCTCGCGGGCCGCCCCGTGCTGCTGGTGGCGGGCGAGTCGGATCCATGGGTGCCGGACGCGGCCCTGGAAAACCTGCTTCGCCAGGGTCAAGGCCCCTGGGAGAAGTGGCGCGTCCCGGGCGTGGGGCACGAAAGCTACGTCCAGGCCTCCCCCGAAGAATATCCACGCAGGGTGCTGGCGTTCTTCTCGCGCTTTCTCTGA
- a CDS encoding DUF885 domain-containing protein, whose product MSSESVPQRGAASASLHTLLDAEWQYSLQQYPTYASLLGDRRWNDRWDDLSLTALAADHQHSHAVLRLLKDVDRAALDSDADRLHLDLFRRMHETWIEEYGVKSHLLPLNQLGGLPEGLKQPPGLQTAYQLADTLRFETVRDYEDWVKRLEGFGAYADQVVALMREGMRQHRIHPRIVLQRIPPQLERQVVKDPTESGFHGPFTRMPKDFSPEDARRLSQAGRDAIANTVVPALKRALDFVTTEYLPAAPEDVGVWQFPDGEALYTVLTRRHTTTRLTPEEIHATGLAEVQRLRAEMDAVMARTGYTGTLQGFFEMLRTEPRFYEPTGESLLARYRALARRIDPLLPRLFRTMPKKAYVVEPIPEAMAPDVTTAIYFPAAADGSRPGTFQVNLYRPETRPIWEMVPLTMHEAMPGHHLALALASEQPDVPDFRRFTSYVAFDEGWALYSESLGDELGLYDDPYDKFGQLAYEMWRAVRLVVDTGLHAKRWTRKQALDFFMENAPRQELDVTNEVDRYIAWPGQALAYKVGQLRIRALRDKAEATLGTRFDVKAFHDVVLLTGSLPLDVLEAKVDAWVARESA is encoded by the coding sequence ATGTCATCCGAGTCCGTCCCCCAGCGCGGCGCCGCGTCCGCTTCGCTGCACACCCTGCTGGATGCGGAGTGGCAGTACTCGCTCCAGCAGTACCCCACGTACGCGTCACTCCTGGGGGACCGGCGCTGGAACGACCGCTGGGATGACCTGAGCCTCACGGCGCTGGCGGCGGACCACCAGCACAGCCACGCCGTGCTGCGGCTGCTGAAGGACGTGGACCGCGCCGCGCTGGACAGCGACGCGGACCGGCTGCACCTGGACCTCTTCCGCCGGATGCACGAGACCTGGATTGAAGAGTACGGGGTGAAGAGCCACCTGCTGCCCTTGAACCAGCTGGGAGGCCTGCCGGAGGGGCTCAAGCAACCGCCGGGGCTCCAGACGGCGTACCAGCTCGCGGACACCCTGCGCTTCGAGACGGTGCGGGACTACGAGGACTGGGTGAAGCGGCTGGAGGGCTTCGGCGCCTACGCGGATCAGGTGGTGGCGCTGATGCGCGAGGGCATGCGCCAGCACCGCATCCACCCGCGCATCGTGCTCCAGCGCATCCCGCCGCAGCTGGAGCGGCAGGTGGTGAAGGATCCGACCGAGAGCGGCTTCCATGGTCCCTTCACCCGCATGCCGAAGGACTTCTCTCCCGAAGACGCGCGGAGGCTCTCGCAGGCGGGCCGAGACGCCATCGCGAACACCGTGGTGCCCGCGCTCAAGCGCGCCCTGGACTTCGTCACCACGGAGTACCTGCCCGCCGCGCCGGAAGACGTGGGCGTGTGGCAGTTCCCGGACGGCGAGGCGTTGTACACGGTGCTCACGCGCCGGCACACGACGACGCGCCTGACGCCCGAGGAGATCCACGCGACGGGGCTCGCGGAGGTCCAGCGGCTGCGCGCGGAGATGGACGCGGTGATGGCGCGCACGGGCTACACCGGCACGCTCCAGGGATTCTTCGAGATGCTGCGCACGGAGCCGCGCTTCTACGAGCCCACGGGCGAGTCGCTGCTCGCGCGCTACCGGGCGCTGGCCCGGCGCATCGACCCGCTGCTCCCGCGGCTGTTCCGGACGATGCCGAAGAAGGCCTACGTCGTCGAACCCATCCCGGAGGCCATGGCCCCGGACGTGACGACGGCCATCTACTTCCCGGCCGCCGCGGACGGCTCTCGCCCGGGCACCTTCCAGGTGAACCTCTACCGGCCGGAGACGCGGCCCATCTGGGAGATGGTGCCCCTGACGATGCACGAGGCCATGCCCGGCCACCACCTCGCGCTGGCCCTGGCCTCCGAGCAGCCCGACGTGCCGGACTTCCGCCGCTTCACGTCCTACGTGGCCTTCGATGAAGGCTGGGCGCTCTACAGCGAGTCGCTGGGCGACGAGCTGGGCCTGTACGACGACCCGTACGACAAGTTCGGCCAGCTCGCCTACGAGATGTGGCGCGCGGTGCGGCTGGTGGTGGACACCGGCCTGCACGCGAAGCGGTGGACGCGGAAGCAAGCGCTGGACTTCTTCATGGAGAACGCGCCGCGCCAGGAGCTGGACGTCACCAACGAGGTGGACCGCTACATCGCGTGGCCCGGCCAGGCGCTGGCGTACAAGGTCGGCCAGCTGCGGATCCGCGCGCTGCGGGACAAGGCGGAGGCCACGCTGGGGACGCGCTTCGACGTGAAGGCCTTCCACGACGTGGTGCTCCTGACCGGCTCCCTGCCGCTGGACGTGCTGGAGGCGAAGGTCGACGCGTGGGTGGCCCGGGAGTCCGCGTGA
- a CDS encoding NYN domain-containing protein, whose protein sequence is MQSARPAAASYVLIDAENVDWAVSNIVGRKPEPQDRVQFDRLVAFCDTYFPKPVRCVVVLNSRGEQLPDAMIGFVRALKSAGCEVALLHGRPDQKVVDLGILKLLENIRTQRPGAAVGLASHDGADFAEALKPLLEEKRQVAVLGLREYVSQKFRELTPMGLKVVDLELNARVFQRPLPRLLPVNVDEFDPSLFV, encoded by the coding sequence ATGCAATCCGCCCGTCCCGCCGCAGCATCCTACGTCCTCATCGACGCCGAGAACGTCGACTGGGCCGTCTCCAACATCGTGGGGCGCAAGCCCGAGCCCCAGGACCGGGTGCAGTTCGACCGGCTGGTCGCCTTCTGCGACACGTACTTCCCCAAGCCCGTGCGCTGCGTGGTGGTGCTCAACTCGCGCGGCGAGCAGCTGCCGGACGCGATGATTGGCTTCGTGCGCGCGCTGAAGTCCGCGGGCTGTGAGGTGGCGCTGCTGCACGGCCGGCCGGATCAAAAGGTCGTGGACCTGGGCATCCTCAAGCTGCTGGAGAACATCCGCACCCAGCGCCCGGGAGCGGCGGTGGGCCTGGCCAGCCATGACGGCGCGGACTTCGCGGAGGCGCTCAAGCCCCTGCTGGAGGAGAAGCGCCAGGTCGCCGTGCTCGGCCTGCGCGAATACGTGAGCCAGAAGTTCCGCGAGCTCACCCCCATGGGCCTGAAGGTCGTGGACCTGGAGCTCAACGCCCGCGTGTTCCAGCGTCCCCTTCCCCGGCTGCTGCCGGTCAACGTGGACGAGTTCGATCCTTCGCTGTTCGTCTAG
- a CDS encoding LysR family transcriptional regulator yields MDISWDDARLFLAIAETGSFSGAARRLRIGQPTVSRRLAALEYAVGSALFRRSVDGAALTSAGERLLVPAKKMAEWAGELHRAAESADSAPRGIVRVTATPFMSFDFVAPFAAFVAQKHPGLRLEVQSQIQYLDLARGEADLALRGRPPTSADLKLVDTLELTNGVFVSKALKARLPKKVSLQQLPWVAWAPPFEAVPPNPQLESMIPGFSPSFTADNYLVMLSAAEAGLGAMVMARMAHRFTRSTQLVPLELDLGPFSRSVTHLVCAKSALDIPRVRRVSELLQEEFQRIRLGR; encoded by the coding sequence ATGGATATCTCCTGGGACGACGCCCGGCTGTTCCTCGCCATCGCGGAGACGGGCAGCTTCAGCGGGGCCGCGCGGCGGCTGCGCATCGGACAGCCCACGGTGAGCCGGCGGCTGGCCGCGCTGGAGTACGCGGTGGGCTCCGCGCTGTTCCGCCGGAGCGTGGATGGCGCAGCGCTCACTTCAGCGGGAGAGCGGCTGCTCGTGCCCGCGAAGAAGATGGCGGAGTGGGCCGGGGAGCTGCACCGCGCGGCGGAGTCCGCGGACAGCGCCCCCCGGGGCATCGTGCGCGTGACGGCCACGCCCTTCATGAGCTTCGACTTCGTGGCCCCCTTCGCCGCCTTCGTCGCCCAGAAGCACCCGGGCCTGCGCCTGGAGGTGCAGTCCCAGATTCAATACCTGGACCTGGCGCGCGGAGAGGCGGACCTCGCGCTGCGCGGACGGCCGCCCACCAGCGCGGACCTGAAGCTCGTGGACACGCTGGAGCTCACCAACGGCGTCTTCGTGTCCAAGGCCCTCAAGGCCAGGCTGCCGAAGAAGGTGTCGCTCCAGCAGTTGCCCTGGGTGGCCTGGGCGCCCCCCTTCGAAGCCGTCCCGCCCAATCCCCAGCTGGAGTCGATGATCCCCGGCTTCAGTCCGTCCTTCACGGCGGACAACTACCTGGTGATGCTCTCGGCGGCGGAGGCGGGCCTGGGCGCGATGGTGATGGCGCGCATGGCGCACCGCTTCACCCGCTCCACGCAGCTGGTGCCGCTGGAGCTGGACCTGGGGCCCTTCTCCCGGAGCGTGACCCACCTGGTTTGCGCGAAGTCCGCGCTGGATATTCCCCGGGTGCGGCGCGTGTCAGAGCTGTTGCAGGAGGAGTTCCAACGAATTCGCCTGGGTCGATGA